One stretch of Deltaproteobacteria bacterium DNA includes these proteins:
- a CDS encoding transposase: MAIIPQKRLFGWEEIDELGDLERLRLVLEYLPDEKLMKVIEKDRGRGRDDYPVRAVWNSILAGIVFQHESVESLRRELKRNAQLRQLCGFDPLKGQKAVPPPSVYTRFLKGLYLRQSFIDTIFDQLVDELRKILPDFGQNLSIDSKAIASHSRGRKKREEPKTEDGRLESDADLGVKTYKGQHKDGTLWERVKSWFGFKLHLMVDADYELPVGYEVTKASVADITGGKALLADVERRHP; this comes from the coding sequence ATGGCAATCATACCACAAAAGAGATTATTTGGCTGGGAAGAAATTGACGAATTAGGAGATTTAGAACGGCTGCGATTAGTTTTGGAGTATCTCCCTGATGAGAAGCTAATGAAGGTTATTGAGAAGGACCGTGGCCGTGGCCGGGATGATTATCCTGTCCGAGCGGTATGGAATTCGATATTAGCCGGGATAGTTTTTCAGCATGAATCAGTGGAAAGTCTGCGCCGTGAGCTAAAGCGGAACGCTCAGTTGCGCCAGTTGTGCGGTTTTGATCCGCTAAAGGGCCAGAAAGCGGTTCCGCCTCCCAGTGTGTACACCCGATTTTTAAAGGGTCTATATCTTCGCCAGTCTTTCATTGATACTATTTTTGACCAGTTGGTGGATGAGTTGCGAAAGATATTGCCTGATTTTGGGCAAAACTTGTCCATAGACAGCAAGGCCATAGCCAGTCATAGCCGCGGCCGCAAGAAGAGAGAGGAACCGAAGACAGAAGACGGCCGCTTAGAAAGTGACGCGGACCTGGGTGTAAAGACTTACAAGGGCCAGCATAAGGACGGTACCCTTTGGGAGCGTGTGAAAAGTTGGTTTGGCTTTAAATTGCATCTTATGGTGGATGCGGATTACGAGTTGCCAGTGGGCTATGAAGTCACCAAGGCATCTGTAGCCGACATCACTGGAGGCAAGGCCTTATTGGCTGATGTGGAGCGGCGTCATCCT
- a CDS encoding tetratricopeptide repeat protein: MPKENHKDWLYPLGLFAAALVIRLVFLAQVQGQAYFETLLLDSQAYDARAREILGGDWLGRSVFYQDPLYPYFLALIYKIFGTGTLPVRLIQIILGSLNAVLIYLMGKHLGGRRVGVLAGVLFLLYGLVCFYDGLIAKDGPGLFLVCLSLAVLFWAAVRERSWSWLPAGAIFGLATLTRGNLLLIAPLVATWIIFASRSNLSGRLVALGCFILGLILIMVPVTIRNWVVGRDLILITAQAGQNFYIGNNPRAWGFFENPKHIRLEPRYEEEDFRQEALRLTGLKDMKPSEVSSFWMRQGLKFIRENPGRALKLLGHKTAMFFNNFEIPDNYNYYFARRQAAFLKWLPLSFGLTVSLGLVGLALPWPDRGRFFLPALFFLGYLVSIVPFHMAARYRLPVIPLLFCGAAVLIWWVYDRVRARQWRPLTLALIPVAMLLVFCHWPFYSPDQTFADPYTALGIAASRAGQDQKAVSYFEQALEVNPEYTPARYNLGNAYLAQEKYDQAKKEYLQTISTNPDFIPAYLNLGKIYLDLGHYERAQDVFKKAIEKNPNAARAYTGLGLSFHSRHGYTEARAAYKKALALRPDEAEAWYNLACVLAQLNLLDEAWSHLKAAARLRPDLARQAPDDPDLRPLGTPDEIRRRLKD; this comes from the coding sequence ATGCCAAAAGAAAATCATAAAGATTGGCTTTATCCGCTTGGGCTTTTTGCGGCGGCTCTGGTCATTCGTCTGGTTTTCCTGGCCCAGGTTCAAGGGCAGGCTTACTTTGAGACCCTGCTCCTTGACTCCCAGGCGTATGACGCCCGGGCGCGTGAAATCCTTGGTGGAGACTGGCTGGGGCGCAGCGTCTTTTACCAGGACCCCCTTTATCCTTACTTTCTGGCCCTGATCTATAAAATCTTCGGCACAGGCACTCTCCCGGTGCGTCTGATTCAGATCATCCTCGGCTCCTTAAACGCCGTCCTGATCTATCTCATGGGGAAGCACCTTGGAGGACGGCGCGTCGGGGTCCTGGCCGGGGTTCTGTTTCTCCTTTACGGGCTGGTTTGTTTTTATGACGGGCTCATTGCCAAGGACGGTCCAGGGCTTTTTCTGGTCTGTCTCTCTCTGGCGGTCTTATTCTGGGCGGCCGTGAGAGAGCGGTCCTGGTCCTGGCTGCCAGCGGGGGCGATCTTCGGGCTGGCGACTTTGACCAGAGGCAATCTGCTGCTCATCGCGCCCCTGGTGGCGACATGGATCATCTTTGCCTCGCGATCCAATCTTTCAGGCCGTTTGGTCGCGCTCGGATGCTTTATCCTGGGTCTTATTCTGATCATGGTCCCGGTCACTATCCGCAACTGGGTCGTGGGCCGGGACCTGATCCTGATCACGGCTCAGGCCGGTCAGAATTTTTATATTGGCAACAATCCGCGCGCCTGGGGGTTTTTTGAAAACCCGAAACACATTCGCCTGGAGCCTCGATACGAGGAAGAAGACTTCAGGCAGGAGGCCCTGCGGCTGACCGGCCTCAAGGATATGAAACCCTCTGAGGTCTCCAGCTTCTGGATGAGGCAAGGGCTGAAGTTTATACGGGAAAATCCGGGCCGGGCCCTGAAACTCCTGGGTCACAAGACGGCCATGTTTTTTAACAACTTTGAGATTCCGGATAACTACAACTACTATTTTGCCAGGAGGCAGGCCGCTTTCCTCAAATGGCTGCCGCTTTCTTTTGGCCTGACGGTTTCTCTCGGTCTGGTGGGACTGGCCCTGCCTTGGCCGGACCGTGGCCGCTTCTTTTTGCCTGCGCTCTTTTTCCTGGGCTATCTTGTCTCGATTGTGCCTTTTCACATGGCTGCCCGTTACCGCCTGCCGGTCATACCTCTGCTTTTTTGCGGCGCGGCGGTATTGATCTGGTGGGTCTATGACCGTGTCCGGGCCAGGCAATGGCGGCCTCTGACGCTTGCCTTGATCCCGGTGGCGATGCTCCTGGTCTTCTGCCACTGGCCGTTCTATTCCCCTGACCAGACCTTTGCCGACCCTTACACCGCCTTAGGTATTGCCGCCTCCCGGGCCGGGCAGGATCAAAAGGCGGTGAGTTATTTTGAGCAGGCCCTTGAGGTCAACCCGGAATATACCCCGGCCCGCTATAACCTGGGCAACGCCTACCTGGCTCAGGAGAAATATGATCAGGCCAAAAAAGAGTATTTGCAGACCATATCCACTAATCCTGATTTCATCCCGGCCTACCTGAACCTGGGCAAAATTTATCTGGACCTGGGCCATTATGAGAGAGCTCAGGATGTCTTTAAAAAAGCCATTGAGAAAAATCCGAACGCAGCCAGAGCCTATACAGGCCTGGGCCTCTCCTTTCACTCCCGGCACGGCTACACCGAGGCCAGGGCCGCTTATAAAAAGGCCTTGGCCCTCCGGCCTGATGAAGCTGAAGCCTGGTATAACCTGGCCTGTGTGCTGGCTCAATTGAATCTCCTGGATGAAGCCTGGTCACACCTTAAGGCCGCGGCGCGGCTCAGGCCCGATCTGGCCCGCCAGGCGCCTGATGACCCGGACCTGCGGCCGCTGGGCACGCCGGACGAGATCCGCAGGCGGTTGAAAGATTGA
- a CDS encoding glycosyltransferase family 39 protein produces the protein MASSRNKSRLGQTMIRTTGNPEEAELRPLRIWLALTVALLLILHFGLGFFSLKDKSPTVDEFAHLPAGAFYLKTGDFSLYGKNPPLIKLWCGWTLLAAGAEVQSEERFEAAGDWRPWIYGTQFMRDNAARYHDLFIYGRLPNLVLSACLGLVVFFWAQALFGSRGGLIALLAYAISPNLLAHARLVTPDLGLALFFTLTLFLLWRFFKRPGIALAVLAGISLGLANLTKFTGLLLLPLFVVLFILEIALHPADQRKSFIVRGLAGLMAAFLVALLVINVGYGFRKTPTDIRRMPVSSQFFQGLAASPLSAFSWPAPQDYLEGFDRQQRDVSQGVFPNYLNGRFSQEGWWYYFTYAWLLKTPLALEIALVLALGLWGWSRFRDWRNVVYLWLPAMLLWVVLSFFNHINVGLRYLLPALPLTFIFLGSLGRFRLEPHLYRRVLAVALIGLFLVDSLLAFPHYLAYFNPVFTSRGKARFHLLDSNLDWGQDLKYLKTFMDEQGLKKIKLAYFGHADPKLYGINFEIAADEPTDAPLAVSANLVMGLPYPLTYVDPAVWIQPQTFAWLRDRQPDAQVGYSILIYNLALK, from the coding sequence ATGGCCTCTTCTCGAAATAAGAGCCGACTCGGCCAGACAATGATTCGAACGACAGGGAATCCTGAAGAGGCAGAATTAAGGCCCCTGAGAATCTGGCTCGCCCTGACCGTGGCCCTGCTTCTAATCCTTCACTTCGGTCTGGGCTTTTTCAGCCTCAAGGATAAATCACCCACCGTGGATGAATTCGCCCACCTGCCTGCCGGGGCTTTTTATCTGAAGACGGGTGACTTTTCGCTTTATGGCAAGAACCCGCCCCTGATCAAACTCTGGTGCGGCTGGACACTCCTGGCCGCCGGGGCCGAGGTTCAGAGCGAAGAAAGGTTTGAGGCGGCCGGTGACTGGCGGCCCTGGATATATGGCACGCAGTTTATGCGGGACAATGCGGCCCGGTATCACGACCTCTTTATTTACGGGCGTTTGCCCAACCTCGTTCTTTCTGCCTGCCTGGGGCTGGTGGTCTTTTTCTGGGCCCAGGCGCTTTTCGGTTCGCGAGGCGGCCTGATCGCCTTGCTGGCATACGCCATCTCCCCCAACCTGCTGGCTCATGCCCGGCTGGTAACCCCGGACCTGGGTCTGGCCCTCTTCTTTACCCTGACTCTCTTCCTCCTGTGGCGGTTTTTTAAACGGCCGGGAATCGCGCTGGCCGTTCTGGCCGGGATTTCCCTGGGGTTGGCGAATCTGACCAAATTCACCGGGTTGCTCTTGCTGCCTCTTTTCGTGGTTTTATTTATCCTGGAAATCGCGCTGCACCCGGCAGATCAAAGGAAGTCCTTTATTGTTCGAGGTCTGGCCGGACTGATGGCGGCCTTTTTGGTCGCCCTGCTGGTCATAAACGTGGGGTATGGGTTCCGCAAGACGCCGACCGATATTCGCCGCATGCCTGTCAGCAGCCAGTTCTTTCAAGGGCTAGCCGCGAGTCCTTTGAGCGCCTTTTCCTGGCCGGCGCCACAGGATTATCTCGAAGGCTTTGACCGCCAGCAGCGGGACGTGAGCCAGGGCGTCTTTCCCAATTATTTAAACGGCCGCTTCAGCCAGGAAGGCTGGTGGTATTATTTCACCTATGCCTGGCTGCTAAAGACGCCTCTGGCCCTGGAGATCGCTCTGGTTCTGGCCCTGGGACTATGGGGCTGGTCAAGGTTTCGTGATTGGAGGAATGTGGTTTACCTCTGGCTTCCGGCCATGCTCCTCTGGGTGGTCCTGTCGTTTTTTAATCATATCAACGTCGGTCTGCGGTATCTCCTGCCAGCCCTGCCGTTGACCTTCATCTTCCTGGGCTCTCTGGGCCGGTTCAGACTGGAACCCCACCTGTACAGGCGCGTCCTGGCCGTGGCCCTGATCGGGCTTTTTCTCGTGGACAGCCTGCTGGCCTTTCCGCACTACTTAGCTTATTTCAACCCGGTTTTCACCAGCCGAGGCAAGGCCCGTTTTCACCTGCTGGACTCAAACCTGGACTGGGGACAGGACTTGAAATACCTCAAGACCTTCATGGACGAGCAGGGGTTGAAGAAAATCAAGCTGGCCTACTTCGGGCACGCAGACCCGAAGCTGTATGGCATTAACTTTGAGATCGCCGCGGATGAACCGACCGATGCCCCCCTGGCCGTGAGCGCCAACCTGGTCATGGGCCTGCCTTACCCGCTGACCTATGTGGACCCGGCGGTGTGGATCCAGCCCCAGACCTTTGCCTGGCTGAGAGACCGCCAGCCCGACGCCCAGGTGGGCTATTCTATCCTGATTTATAATCTGGCTTTGAAATGA
- a CDS encoding replication-associated recombination protein A: MADLFSQNESKNLAAPLAERMRPRTLDEFVGQSHLIGPDKILSRLVEAGEMVSIIFWGPPGTGKTTLARLVAQAAQAEFIAFSAVLAGVKEVREVIAQARENQKFARLKTVLFVDEIHRFNKAQQDSFLPHVESGLITLLGATTENPSFEVTPPLLSRMRVLVLHSLKEKDLAVLLDRALGDSERGLGSTGAVLTPEARAFLLSTADGDARTLLSALELAVMITRPENGERRVGLADVEEALQEKSLRYDKAGEEHYNLISALHKSLRDSDPDASLYWLARMILAGEHPLYLLRRMIRFASEDIGNADPVALILATSALESYQLLGSPEGDLALAQVALYLATAEKSNAAYMAYEAALTDAREKGTLPVPLSIRNAPTRLMKDLGYGRGYRYAHDNDEAIVWQEHMPDELKGRKYYFPTDRGREKAIVQRLAEWRRRLAGDKGQQTGAARPGALKQNPKPENGK, from the coding sequence ATGGCCGACCTATTCTCGCAAAACGAGTCCAAGAACCTGGCCGCGCCTCTGGCCGAGAGGATGCGGCCGCGAACCCTGGATGAATTCGTGGGGCAGTCGCATTTGATCGGCCCGGACAAGATCCTTTCCAGGCTGGTCGAAGCCGGGGAGATGGTTTCCATAATTTTCTGGGGACCGCCAGGCACGGGCAAGACCACCCTGGCCAGGCTGGTGGCCCAGGCGGCTCAGGCCGAGTTCATCGCTTTTTCCGCGGTTCTTGCCGGGGTCAAGGAGGTTCGGGAGGTCATTGCGCAGGCTCGGGAGAATCAGAAGTTTGCCCGCCTGAAGACGGTGCTTTTCGTAGATGAAATTCACCGTTTCAACAAGGCCCAGCAGGACTCCTTTCTGCCGCATGTGGAAAGCGGCCTGATAACCCTTCTCGGGGCGACCACGGAAAACCCCTCCTTTGAGGTCACCCCGCCTCTGCTTTCCCGGATGCGGGTGTTGGTCCTTCATTCCCTGAAAGAAAAGGACCTGGCCGTCCTCCTTGACCGGGCTTTAGGCGACAGTGAGCGGGGCCTGGGAAGCACCGGGGCCGTGCTGACGCCGGAAGCGCGAGCCTTCTTGCTGAGCACGGCTGACGGTGATGCGCGGACCCTTTTGAGCGCCCTGGAATTGGCCGTCATGATCACCCGGCCGGAGAACGGTGAGCGCCGGGTGGGGCTGGCGGATGTGGAGGAGGCCCTTCAGGAGAAAAGCCTGCGCTACGATAAGGCCGGGGAAGAGCACTACAACCTGATTTCCGCCCTGCACAAGAGCCTGAGGGACTCAGATCCAGATGCGAGCCTGTACTGGCTGGCCCGCATGATTTTAGCTGGAGAGCACCCTTTGTACCTGCTCAGGCGGATGATCCGTTTTGCCTCCGAGGACATAGGAAACGCCGACCCGGTGGCTTTAATCCTGGCGACCAGCGCTTTGGAGTCTTACCAGCTCCTGGGATCGCCCGAGGGGGACCTGGCTCTGGCCCAGGTAGCTCTTTATCTCGCCACGGCAGAGAAGTCCAACGCGGCCTATATGGCCTATGAAGCTGCCTTGACCGATGCCCGGGAGAAAGGCACCCTGCCAGTGCCTCTTTCTATTCGGAATGCTCCGACGAGGCTGATGAAGGACCTGGGTTATGGAAGGGGCTATCGTTATGCCCATGACAATGATGAGGCCATCGTCTGGCAGGAACACATGCCTGATGAGCTCAAAGGCAGAAAGTACTACTTCCCGACGGACCGCGGCCGGGAAAAAGCCATCGTCCAAAGGCTGGCCGAGTGGCGGCGGCGTCTGGCTGGCGACAAAGGCCAGCAGACCGGCGCGGCCAGGCCTGGCGCCCTGAAGCAGAACCCCAAGCCAGAGAACGGGAAGTGA